The genomic segment TCATCTACACGAAGAGGCCAAGAAATAACTTGAGGAAAAGCTGAATTCGAATttccttaattatttatccaattaaatacatttcccTCAACGATTTCTTCCAACACGAATTGCTTCGAAAAAACTCGATCACATTTCCTTAtcctcgaaagaaagaaagaagaagaaaaaattctcaaacatTCCCCCCTCCATTAATTCCAATCTCTCGATGTCTTAATAACAACCTAATTGCGCAACAACTGAAATCTAGATGAAATCTCAACTGGCCTCAACTGGTTGCATGCCTTTTCAATCTCGTCTCGAACACGTATAGCAATATTTAACCAAGATTATCAGAGAGTCGGAGCGAGGACAGAGGCCCCTGTTATTCCGTATTCACGTTAACTGGGGACGGAAATGGCCGGTCGTAAGGTCGATTACACCCCTCGACCCTCCGCTTCTCCAAAGGAGAAGACAACGTTGATACGGGAACGATAGCGGTGTGGAAATCTAATTGAAGTGGGCGTAGACTGTAATAGCCCTGGTTGTACGAGGGACAACCACGCGAATGCCTCGTTCAAGACGCATCGCCCGCCCCCCGAACATTCCTAAGAAGATTCGAGTAGTCGTCGGCCAATTCAACGCGACAACGTGCATATCCTATTCGCCAGCCCTTCGTTTCCCCCCGTTCTTCTTCCCGTGGGAATATACGAGGGCGACAACTCGTCGCTTCGACTGTGGTGAgcattttcaatttgtaatatatggtTGTCGATGCGTTGCGCGGTAaagtttttggattttttggtGGAAGAGAAAGCGAGTTTTtgggataattattttatacgggAGATTGGTTAGTAGGCAGgtgaattgtaaatattttggaagtcgtgaaaaacgtgaaaaattggtttcttttttcaatttcttttattaagatcgtacaagtttttcttttttttaaaaaagggaATGCTTGTCTTtgagaaaagatttttcattcgagcgtataaatacattttacgaggggaatatttttatcggttaaaattttaatgctcCGTTCTAATTACCGTCAAGCATACATTCTTTCTCGTGCACTATCATATGTTAAGATCGAGTTATGTAAGCAAAATTCACTGCACCGCTGAAAAACGCCAGCAGAGATAGTACACGTTTCTACGAGTTTGGTTCATCGTGATATGAAGTTTATGTTATAACAGGATAAAAGATATTCCCCTCTTTTTTGGTCGAGGAACAATGAGAACCGTTCGTATATCATATCAAGGTAAttagtttagaaaaaaaaaaaagaaactcaaaTCCTCCTTAAAACATCTTTCTAAAACAACTTTTGATATCATCGTTCAACATGTATCAACTACAATTACATATTACTCGTATAAATCTCTTCAAAAACTCGCACAATAGCTCGCACAAATTTCAActtccaaattaaaattcatccaacaattaaaagaattatatcaaaGATATCATAAGCTTATCTTTATATACACAAAGGATTATTCgatccaatattatttattttctcgatcCTCCTCTTCTTACCTTTCGAAGCAACAAAAGAAATCTCCTTAACATCCCCCCACTCTCCTTTACCTTATATCTTCGAATAACGTCTCCCGATTCCACCCTAAGAAAATTCCACATTCTGttttgttacatatatatatataaagagaaagatatcCAAGCCAATACCACCACCAATCAACATAGAAACGGGTTTCACCTCGTGGCGAAACACAGCGTAACCTCGTTTCCACACTCGGTGTACACGAtcattccctccctcccctccaggTTCCAGGGAATGGATTTAATAAAGGAGACGTGGGTGCAGACGAAATCGGCGCGGAGGACGGATAGCGGAAAAAGCGGAAGTCGTAAATTGTCTCGGAAAAGGATCGGTGCTGTAAAACCCGGCGGAGGAGGATTTTATCGATTCAATATCTCTCTTTTCCACGATTGGACCGGTGGAAACGCCGGTTACAAAGAGGCAGAGGACACGATCCCGCAAAGGGGATATTCGGGTATGCGCCTTTACGGGTTACCCCTTTCGAATTatccaccctcctcctccttcttttcttcctcccctctcgCGGGGGTATTTTCGACGGGGCGAGGCACAAAAGTTCCACGGAGTCGTCTTCGGGGATCGAATAATATACGGGCGCGGCGTTAAGGAAATTTAGGAGCGCGAAACCACCGCCATCGCCACCTCTGGATATGAGAGTCTGGATTTATTCGGTTGAAATATCGTCGAGGCATCGGGCGGATTCCACGTGACTTGAAACCGTTTATTTTTTCGtcgttttattcgattttgtttcgtttcgtgatcgtgtgtatatatatttttttttttggtcgacgaatcgtttttttttttttgttttttcatttttggtttttggatttatcgaaaatatggTAGATTCCCCGCGAAAAGTTCTCGTGGTTTGTGAATAATATTGGTGTATAGAAGGGTgggaagaaaatattgtattagatTCGTTTCtcgtgttttttaatttatattattatcaatatataataattgaaatagtgtatattattttgttcacttataattataaaaattcaaaaagaggAATTCATTACAATTCGAAGattcaattttgttatattttttattaatttttaggttAATTTTCTACAAGATTGATTCAAATCATTTCTACgagtggaataaaattttcatattttaaacaacacgggatgagaattaaaatttttgcatatacAGTTTCGAATGTATTACGTTAGACAGAGGAAGATGGAAAGtggagagaggaaggggaatCGATAGTAACGGAAGGGTGGCTCGAAACATTCGACTATCGTTATAAATCAGGTTAACGTTGATTTATCTTGCAGAAAAGTTACAGGCCGAGCTTAAACTTAAGCAGAAAGGCGCAAGATCTATGTGCCCGTGTACAAAGGAGAGTGTGCTATTAATCCTTATCAATTGTGACTCACGCAGCGGGGGAAATGTATCATTTCGTATCAACGAAGATAAACTTATTCGAAAATGTAACacgatttattaatgttatttaaaataatatcaatatctttcAACGGACAGAAAAAGAGATAtcacgaattttataattaacttgTAATAATCACATTTGTTATTacagagaaaatttattaaccgtATTAATCTACAATGCCAATTCTTTCCAAGTTTTATCACTGAATGTGCAAAGAAATCGTGTAAAACATTAACATTATCTTCGTTTTTCCGATTCCACAATAATTCCTGATGACGCTATAAcaagaaggaataaaaaagaaggtaGAGAGAATTCGattccattataaaaaaaatttatccaagatATCATCTAGGATGCGCATTGTCTAGAAGGCAGAAACCGTGTAATTGAGGTTAGGAAGGGAGAGTAAGTGTCGCAGTAACGGCAACGATTCCCAGTTACCAAGATTACGTCCGCCAGAGCGAGTTAATCAGCCAATGAGCGGGAACAGAAGCGGAGAGCTATTTAATAGAAAGGAATCCTCGGTTGTAAAAGATAAAGAGGCATGAAAGGATGGGAAGAGGACGGGAAGGGACGAGTGGAAGACGGTCTCTCGAACGTTGGAACAACTAATGAACCGTATATTCCCATCCGGGTCTCGTGATTCCTATTGTGAAATAGCCTGGTGGACATGGCCGCCTCCTAAAAGAGGAGAGGCAGGCAAAGGAGGATCTGATGAAAGAGATTGCTCTCCTATCTATCTTCTTGTCTTTCCCCATTCATCTGAGCGACCGTTGGTCGGGGGTGGCACGCGACtccagtgaaaaaaaaaagaagaaggaccATTTTGGGCACAATCCGGATTTTCATGCTCGAATAATTGTTAACTCAAAGGAAGTATAAAAGCTCCCTGTGAGGGAAcctcttcctttctcgatCCAAATCTTATCCGGGATCGAGACGATTGGATGGACGAGATCCAATAACAGATACAGAGATGTACAAGAGTATCGTGTCGGTTTGAAGTTTTGTAGAggtattttgaaattgagtTTTTAAACTTTCGATGATGGATATGTAATTGAACGGATGTTGTAAGATTAAcaagtgtgtatatatatgtagttgTAATTTTATGGAGATATTTTAAAGCGGATAGTTTAATGAACTTTAAGCTTTTCACGATGGACGTAGTAATAGAGTAGATtggaagattaatattaaggTGAATGAGTAGATAGTACAacggaatatattataacgtaGTTGAAGTTTCATGGAGAATTTTGAACTGGAGATTAATAAACTTTAAGCTTATAATGATATGTAATTGAACGGATTAaggaagaattaatattaggaTAAATGATTGGGataagagatttttttaaattaattttgtacacttttaataatgtataaaattttcaaatatacatataataaatttaaattcgcaaCGAGTAATTCGCAACTAATAATTCGTGGAATAACAAATGTTATTTCTAGGGTCATCCTGATCATCGATTCAGGAAAAACAACATCCTCTTTCCCAGCCTGCATAGACCGAGGCGAGCAAAGAAATACGTGCCTAGGCAGTCAATTATTATCCACGCGGGTAAACGTGGCCGTCAAAACGACAAATAAAAGAGGAGTAAAGTACAAGCGAGCACAATGGAGCGTGGAAAAGTAAGAGCTGACTccgagaggaagggagggcgAGAAGGGAGGTCTTCCCTGCCAGATGTATTTCACACATTAACGACTTTGGTCACGGTGTGTCACTGCTCTGGATATCCAGTGACATCTGGTAGGCCGTCCCTATAATGGAACATTGGAAACCTCTGGCTGATCGTGCCGTGGAACAAGCTTAAGGGTGGTTGAGAGAAAATTGACGGTGTCGCCACCACACCGGGATTAAGTGAAACTGAGAATCGCCGTGTAATTTTTTCGGACTAGAAACCGGGACACTCTCTATTGTACTCGTCGATCTGACTGGCGACGAATCGGGCGGTGCTTGCGGTTGAAAGGTAGAAAAACCCTCCCGGGCATTCATCAAAGCGCAATTTTTACCCACCTTTGTCAACCGAACGTTCGACATTGAATATAGAGATCGATGAACAGTTGAAAGGTATTGGtaacgaatttgaaaaatatccctTCTCTTTTAACCGTTCTGTTTCCAATTGTAGTTAATAGAACTGGTGAGGtgatatatcgatcgatatattgGATATTGGTTATATTGTCATTATATTACCATGAATCCAAAAAGCTTTAAATCTCCATATAAAGGGAGATCTCCATTTGTAATTATCCAAATTGATTGATATAAGTTATTATACCATTGAACGTTATaagtaattgtaattattggaACTTTAATACTCAGTGATACAgtgttgattataattatctgtGTACCATTGCATGGcccataaataattacaagtgAAGCGTGgtgttaaatattcaaagttgTAGGAGAGATGATTATATTATGCTGAAAATGGTgaaaaacatttcaatttataattttccactGGTGTGTTGCAAAATTTGCTGTTGACTATAATCATCCACAGCGCTGAGCACTCATTGTGTATGTACTACGGATGCCATCAGTCATCTTGCTCTAAGCACTCGTGTATACAGGTGACTGTAATCACCCAGCGTTAAGCACTCGTTGGATAACACgggtaattataattactacaAGTTTGTAAGTACTTTCTACAACATCATcagatattataatcatttctacgaatttgtaataacatttttaagagATTTTGATAACACTAACAAATTAGGCGAGGAAAATTgcttattttcttcgattaagtaaatttaattaggattaaatttcttcattttttactCTTGTgtgtaaagaaaaggaaaattttcaaaaaagaggattaagaaaatattttccttttctttcttcttcttcttctttttgcaaGAAAATATTCTCGCATAATCTATTATGTATGAATAGAACTTAAACTTCAACTTGATATTCGTTAGAGGATCCGAAGTCGTTCTTTCTCAAGAGGATAACGTTCTACTAGTTCACCATAGATTCTTATGGGAATTGCTGAAGTACGAATTCAATGGTGAAGTCTCCTACCTCGTTCGTTATGCTCTTAAGAGATCAACTTTCCAGGATTATATCGTTATTCTAACTTAGTCTCAAGAAATAAAGACGACGATGAACCAACCAaggaataaaagtttaatcgaTAATGCATCAAATCTACCacctattttataataagataattttcattaacattcaagttgaagaatttaaataataccaattattacgtatataaataaattggtaTCAATTACTCTGCAGaagtggaagaaaaaaggaatcaaGAACAAAAAATGCAATGTCATCGAAACCAAAACCCTGATACAcgattattctctttttcttcattctaAATGGTCACCGTGTACAACCCAAGATCATTTATCACCCCATAAAACATCTTGTTAGCTTGGTCACGAATAAAATACAAGGAACAATATTTCACCAGATAAAATCTATTGCTTCTATTATGTTATACTAATACTACAATAAAACGATCATTAATAGTAAGTACCTTATCCCTTCATtacataattcaaatatttaatttcttgctTAAcgatcaaatgaaaaaaaacaatatattcattgcattacattattaaaaggaagattcaatttcaatatatcttcACATCCATCCTCATTCGATCGTAAAGTAAAATAGAATGTCTCCAGATAATTTCTAATCAACAATAATCACAAATCAGCCTCCACGCCGCGACCAAAATCGATTTCTCTCGCGAGTTCTCAAGTGCCCTTTTTCTCGCGAGGACGAAAGAGGGTTTAGACCGATCGACAAAGCGGACAAACAAAGCGCGCACAGTTTTGCAGAATGTAATTCGAAGCGTCAAGGGAGACGAAAACCTGTAATAACCAGCGAAAGAAAACGTTATAAGGGTGCAATGTTATTTACAACCCTTTCTTTCTACGCTGCGAACTGCGGCGTACCGATACGACGAGACTCGCGCCATCTGTCGTGGCGTTTTTCATGCGCGATTTTTCgcggagagaaaaggaaaaaagggggggagaagaaaaagaaaggagacaGAAAACGTTTCTCTCTACAAAGGAGCATCGTTattctctccccccctcccgttGTTTTGTTGCCTACGAATTTTCCCATCAGGCCCGTACATTATGTTTTTTTCCATTGTGTTTTTGGCTCGACGGGAGTATCGCGTGCCACAGCGGGGAAATTTATCGTTCTGTTCAACCGCGAACCGTTTAATGCCGGAAATTTATCGACAATGATGATCTTGTTTGCACGTCGATAAACttgatttttcgattataacgtattttcccttttttttttttttatttttttatcgatggaCAATTGATCGGTCCATTGAGGGGTTGAAATGATGATGGACGGAGGGATGatgt from the Apis mellifera strain DH4 linkage group LG9, Amel_HAv3.1, whole genome shotgun sequence genome contains:
- the LOC102654579 gene encoding uncharacterized protein LOC102654579 produces the protein MPRSRRIARPPNIPKKIRVVVGQFNATTCISYSPALRFPPFFFPWEYTRATTRRFDCEKDIQANTTTNQHRNGFHLVAKHSVTSFPHSVYTIIPSLPSRFQGMDLIKETWVQTKSARRTDSGKSGSRKLSRKRIGAVKPGGGGFYRFNISLFHDWTGGNAGYKEAEDTIPQRGYSEKLQAELKLKQKGARSMCPCTKESVLLILINCDSRSGGNVSFRINEDKLIRKCNTIY